GGAAATCGGCGACAGGCGTCGGCGCGATCACCATTTCGGCTGCCTTGTAGTAGTCGTCGATCTGGCTCTTGAGGATCGAGGTGCGGTTCTGCGCCACAAGGTCGGCGACGACGCTGGCGGAATAGGTGATCTTGCGGTTGAACGAGATCAACGCCGTGAGGTCGATCATGCCGAAGAACAGCAGGATCAGGAACGGCAGGATGATCGCCGTCTCGATGGCGGCGACACCGTTATCGGCGCGCAGGAAGGTCTTGAACGTCGGGGTCATGATGACAGTCTCGCTCAGGTGCAGTTCGTGCCGGCGGGGAAGGGTTCGTTCTGGAACATGGCGAAGCCGGCGATGCGGCGCTTGCGGTCGTTGTCCACGTTGCCGAAGGCGCTCATGAAGGGCAGCACGATGTTCCAGTCGTAGGTGGCGATCACCGCCACGGGCTTGGACGGCCCGCCGCAGTCATAGGACGAAGAGGACGGGGCGCCGCTATAGGACGTGCCCACGTTGAGGTAGGAGGGCGTTGCGGTCTTGAGGGCGGCGAAGGTGGCCGCGGACTTGACGTAAACCTTGACCGAATTGTTGCAGTCCATGACCGTATTGGCCAGCTTGCAGATCTCCGTCTTGAAGGCAGCGGCACTCATGCCGGCGGTCTGGGCCTGGCCGGTGCGGATCTTGCGCGCCGCTTCTTGGACACTCGATTGCAGGACATATTCGGTGAACAGCATCAGGCCGGTCTCGACCACGGCTCCCATGGCGAAGAAGAACACGGGCGCCACCATGGCAAATTCGATGGCGGTCACGCCGCGCGCATTGCGGAGGAACCGCTTGGGCGCGAATTTCAGACGCATGATTTTACTCCCCACTGACGGGTGGCGCTTCCGGACCCGCCACCAAGCTCCGACTTATCATGAGGAGCTTTCCGGTATTTGAACGGATTGTCTAAAATTTGAATGATCGGATTGTCCCACATGAAAACGGGCGAGCCCGGAAGGCCCGCCCGCTGTGTGATGCGATGCGTGAAAAACCTCACTGCGGCGCCGGCGGCGCATCCGACTTGGCGCTGTCGGTGCCCGTGGCCAGTTCGATCTTCTTCTTGGTCTGCTCGATGATCTTGGCGGAATAAACGAGGTCGTCGCCGACCTGCAATTCGCTTTCACAGAACGGTGCGCAATTGAGGGACTGGCGCTCCGGACCGCGGAACAGCGCGACAGTGTTGGGCGTGGTGTGAGAGATGGAGACATCGAAAGACGCCATCTCGTTGCCCGACAAGTCGAGAATCATGAGGTTGGTGGTCCCGAAGCCACGGCCATGGATGAAGAGCTTGGTGCCTTCGACCGTTGCGTCCGCGATCGTCGGATTGCCGATCACCACGGAGCCGGGAAGGGCGGGCAGGATCACCATCTGCGACTGATCGGTCTCAATCGTCAGCACCTGCGCGGCGCCGGCTTGCGTTGCGGGCAGGGCGAGCGCTGCCACCGCGACGGCTGCGGAAATCATCAGGGAGAAGCGGAGACGCATGCGGACAAACCTCTTGGCGTGACGGCATGGCACGCGGGGCGCGCACCTGCCTTTGCGGAAAAACCTTGCACGGCAATGGTGAATCTTCGGTTACCGCGGCGTCACTTTGGGTCAGGAGACGCACGATGAGCGGACCGCCACGGTAAACAGGCGTTGCCGCCCATGGTTTTCCATGTCTTCGGCGGAAGGGTTAACCGCGCCTTTACAGCTCTCGTGAGAAGGATGC
The nucleotide sequence above comes from Hyphomicrobiales bacterium. Encoded proteins:
- a CDS encoding pilus assembly protein, which encodes MRLKFAPKRFLRNARGVTAIEFAMVAPVFFFAMGAVVETGLMLFTEYVLQSSVQEAARKIRTGQAQTAGMSAAAFKTEICKLANTVMDCNNSVKVYVKSAATFAALKTATPSYLNVGTSYSGAPSSSSYDCGGPSKPVAVIATYDWNIVLPFMSAFGNVDNDRKRRIAGFAMFQNEPFPAGTNCT
- a CDS encoding pilus assembly protein N-terminal domain-containing protein; translated protein: MRLRFSLMISAAVAVAALALPATQAGAAQVLTIETDQSQMVILPALPGSVVIGNPTIADATVEGTKLFIHGRGFGTTNLMILDLSGNEMASFDVSISHTTPNTVALFRGPERQSLNCAPFCESELQVGDDLVYSAKIIEQTKKKIELATGTDSAKSDAPPAPQ